One Arachis hypogaea cultivar Tifrunner chromosome 2, arahy.Tifrunner.gnm2.J5K5, whole genome shotgun sequence genomic window, AGTAGTAACCTCAATGAATTCGAGTTGTTCCTTGTATACAAGGTTTACCTTACATCACAGTCATTCATGTTTCCTAGTTTCCTATGCTTATTTAGGATTTGGAGCATTCTTGAGTGTTGTGTGGCTGTAAAACAAAGACTACCACGAAACTAAGCTCTGTATTTAAACAGGGATGAATATAATGAACTTGCCAATATGATGAACAATATTTGGTTTGCATTACCTAACAGAATTAGAGGTAAATATATGATTACGTTTATTCAAAATTAATTGTGTCCTCTAGAATTGATTTTGGGAAAAGTGAAagcttgttaaatttttttaataaaaaattataatcaatTTTAACTAAACTAATTTCACAGAATTATTCTACCTTTAAGCAATTCTACAAATCCAAAACTATTAAATTAGTCACTTTAGTtcctaataaaattttaattcattaaaattttttgaaaattactttcATTCAACATATTAATCTCTTTGtcgttttcaattaaatttttaatatgaacaaataaattttaaacaaattttattataagaaaattacatcccaaaaaaaaatactataaaataaattagttcttTTTCGTAATAATGAAAGATCAATCCATCCCACAAGAATAATTCTTAAAGATTTAAGAATAACAATATAAAACTAAATTGGGTTAATTTAGTGGTTAGTTCACTAACTCTTTTAAGCAAGTGTTGGCAGATTAATTTTTGTCTTGTCGAACTGAAAAATACtgtgaaaaatcaaaaaataagaataaagatatattaaaattaaaattatttgaaaatcaatttgaatatttattCTATTATCTTTCTTTCATTCATACACGACACAGTTACATCATAATACACTTATTTTTACATTAACATGAAAAGTTACAGTAGTAGTTAAATTTCACTCCCATTACTTAAATGAGTAGAAAATTGactaaaaatcattatcttattgtttttccttAACAATGTTTCTTTGGATCACACTTCCTTGGGTCCATTATCTCATTCTCAAGTATCAACTGCAtagaataaataacaaaattggctaaaataaaaaattaatttaaattgctCTAATAATTAACtgacttattttatttaaataaatgtcaaaagtttaaatttgactttatatatttaacaatttatttatcaataataaattcttaaataaattttagatacctaacaaattaattatcaatccttAATCCTTAATCCTTCAGTTAGGAAGCagggtgaaaaaaaaatttggctaGAGGAAGTGAAGTATGACACCACCATCATTCACACCACACTGCcacaaataaaacaaaacaaaactatTGCATAGTGTTAGTGTACAGTGCTACTTCCTTCACTAATTCATCTTCTCACAAAAATCAGAAATACCAAACGACGTCGCATTGAGACACAGCTTGTTCCAATGGCGGACCCAAAGATTTCGGCGTACTACCAAACACGTATGGCGCACTTCGGTGCAGTCACCAACGACTGGCTCGCCCAGGCCCAGTCCGCCTCCGTCATCACCACCACCCCACCACCACCATCTCCGCCACCAACCGCCGCAACTCTCTCCGATCCCAGCCACCAGAAACCCTCGTTCTCGGTCATCGACGAATTCAACCGGTGGCGGAAACAGCCCGACCTGGCGGAGGCCGTCGCCGCAATCCGCGCCCTCGCCGCAGTCATAAGGTCGAGCATGGCCACCACCATGATGCAACTCGAGATCGAGCTCAAATCTGCTTCCGATTCGCTCAAGGTTCGTAACGAATTTTCTGTTTAGTGGTGAAAAAAAAAGGACTTGTTTTGCTTTGAAGCTATTAAGTTCTGTTCTTTCAGctcctttttattctctttttgttCTCTGCTTTTGGGAATGTTTTTCCGTtcttctgaagaaaaaaaaatgtggaatcccaaaataatgaataaatttttAAGCTATCTCAAGAAGTTTTGGATTGTAAAGTTATTTTGCAACTgaaacaaacaaacaattatttttgtttttttttttcagcttattcaaaatttcaaatgcaCCCTTTAGCTATCTGCATAGTTATCACTTGTTTTTGTACCTTGtactttagttttattttgtttttgttggaaAATTTACTTATTCTATGCATAGTCAATTTAACATTACGGTTCTTGGGGTGCTCATGGTTTGTTGTTCATTTCTGAATGTGATTATGTTGAAAAACCTGAATTGAACTGGATTTGAAGTAAGTTTTAAGTAGTAGAAAAGAGGTAGTGGGACTGGCTTTTTTCGAATTTTCggaactgttggttttgctggttaATTGTTGACTAAAATCTTCAATGAGGTTTTGCAGTCATGGGATACAACCTCTATATCATTGACAGCAGCATGTGATCTGTTTATGCGGTATGTAACTAGGACTGCTGCTTTAGAATATGAAGACTTCAATTCGGCTAAATCTCGCTTGATTGAACGTGCCGATAAGTTTGGCGAAATCTCATACACGGTATGCTACTTAAATGACTGATGAGTTGGTTGTTGTCCAGTACAACATGATCTCAATTACATACTTGGTTGCCCATATTGTCTTTGTTTTGCAGGCTCGCAAAGTCATTGCAATGCTGAGTCAAGATTTTATATTCAATGGTTGTACAATTTTGGTTCATGGTTTTTCCAGAGTTGTCTTGGAAGTTCTGAAATTGGcagcacaaaataaaaaattgtttcgGGTTTTGTGCACAGGTTTGTGCCATCCTTCTCCTGTTAGATATTTATGCCTTGGATTAATCTCAAGTTTTTGGTCCTTATAACTTTGTTCATCACCTCAATTTCTGGATTTATCTCATTCTAATCTCTTGGATGAAGTCCATATCGATGTTGTATTCAATTTTAGTAAATCATGTCAAGacatcaaaatttctttttctttttcacttaaaTTTGCAGAGGGGAGACCAGATCGAACAGGGTTACGGTTGTCCAATGAATTAGCCAAGCTGGATGTTCCTGTGAAACTTGTAATAGACTCTGCGGTGGCATATACTATGGATGAGGTGGACATGGTATTTGTAGGGGCAGATGGAGTTGTCGAAAGCGGCGGTATAATCAACATGATGGGCACATACCAAATTGCAATGGTCGCAAAGAGCATGAGCAAGCCAGTTTATGTGGCAGCTGAAAGCTACAAGGTACACTTGCTCCATACAAAATTTATTATAGTATTTCAGTTGTTAGTTTAGATTTTAGGATTCTTGCAACCTTTATGTGCATATCTAACATCAATAAGAAAATTCTACCTTTGTTCTTTAATGCAAATTTCTACATAGCCAGGAGGATTGTGTTTGATTTTTCTACAATAAGGTAGAACATAGTTGAATCTTTAGGGCATTGATCAGATACAAATGTTGATGCCGCATTGCTTGTAGGTAGAACACCATATGACTTGAGTACGGTGTCAAATGAGCAAACATTGCTGTGAGAAAAACAATCATTAAGGCTGCGTTTCGCAACTAAGTCAGAGTAATACGTGTGATTACACGCCTTATATAGGCCTATGAGAGTAACTGATATCTAACTACTTAACTAACTGATTTCCCTAATACTCTGCAGTTTGCTCGCCTTTACCCGCTGGATCAAAAGGATTTGGCACCTGCATTGCGCCCAGTTGACTTCGGTGTACCAATTCCATCAAAGGTAGAGGTTGAATGTTCTGCCAGGGATTACACTCCTCCTCAATATCTGACTCTGCTCTTCACAGATTTAGGTGTTCTTACTCCATCTGTTGTTAGTGATGAGCTTATCCAGCTATACTTATAGTCTCTCTCATCACCATCCATGTACAATTTTGTTCATGTTGGTCCCATTTCAAGAATCAAGATCATTTGTATCTGATCATGATAACAGTTTTGTAACAACTACTTGCATTGCCAACTTCAATATATAAATTGGGGATCATAGTGTTTCCATCGTGTTTTAGTAGATTTTGCATAACCTCTGAAATTCTTTCTTTTGGGATAAACAATGATCGAACTATATATTTTTCTGTCATAGAAATTTTGATAATATCATAAAGTCACTTATTCTAAAAGTTTAAATTGATAGATAAAGATACATATATAACTATATACCTTATAATTACCATGTATTTGGTGgttaaaattgaattaattttgttttatatagtTGTGTTATGGAGATTTTCTATTTTACTGATCCTCGTAGAACTTGCTAAGTTGTTGAAGACTTGAACATAGTATACAACCACTCGCTTGTgctttttaagaatttattttttcaagCTAAAATGTAGttaataatatatatcatttgaaTTTGAATACTTTTTAAATTTGTTGACAAACAATCAGGTgagatatacattaaaattagttatcaatatATAATACATATTGAAATGCaaaatattcattaaaaaaataagttaaattacacatgtattatacataaaaatacaTAATGACTAATTTAGTAGTTGAGTTTTATTTGCACATAgtatttttgataaataaataactaaattatttataagatacattcataattttatatttatatttatattaattaaatttgaattttaaaataaataataatttatagttgttattttattttattgtatacgTATTAAGTATTAACTTTTCGAATTAGTAACCAACATAACAATAATACCTCTTAAAGAATTCAAAGTTAGATACTATTtttcttttggaaaaaaaaaaaccccttTTATCTCATATTATGTCTCTTCATTAACGTGAAATTTCAAGATATTTTAAAAAGCGTTACGTTGAATTGGATTAATCACCATGATGATATCAtaaaactagttttaaaatttcaattgtgTTCCTTTAACataaaatgtgtttttttttcttatatataggTAGCATGCTAGGCTTTttgccatcaccatccattcttttcttttcactttataTTTACACAATGCGAAGAGAAAGCCATATATAATTTTACAGAATCTAAGAAGATATCATAATTCCATATAATTGGATCTCATGGCCTCTATATATATAAGTCTGTGGATCCCACAATTCTCCATTATTATGATCTTTTCTTCATATGTGCAATAAGAACTAGTTTCATAGATAT contains:
- the LOC112735265 gene encoding uncharacterized protein yields the protein MADPKISAYYQTRMAHFGAVTNDWLAQAQSASVITTTPPPPSPPPTAATLSDPSHQKPSFSVIDEFNRWRKQPDLAEAVAAIRALAAVIRSSMATTMMQLEIELKSASDSLKSWDTTSISLTAACDLFMRYVTRTAALEYEDFNSAKSRLIERADKFGEISYTARKVIAMLSQDFIFNGCTILVHGFSRVVLEVLKLAAQNKKLFRVLCTEGRPDRTGLRLSNELAKLDVPVKLVIDSAVAYTMDEVDMVFVGADGVVESGGIINMMGTYQIAMVAKSMSKPVYVAAESYKFARLYPLDQKDLAPALRPVDFGVPIPSKVEVECSARDYTPPQYLTLLFTDLGVLTPSVVSDELIQLYL